In Archocentrus centrarchus isolate MPI-CPG fArcCen1 unplaced genomic scaffold, fArcCen1 scaffold_36_ctg1, whole genome shotgun sequence, a genomic segment contains:
- the LOC115776717 gene encoding trace amine-associated receptor 13c-like encodes MKIFEEVELCFPQILNSSCRKTIRPRCLSVLIYITLSSIALLTVILNLLLIISISHFKKLHTPTNLLLLSLAVSDCFVGLLMFFQIMIIDGCWFLGDLMCSLYFLLDYIITSASVGTMVLISIDRYVAICYPLHYSTKVTPKRAKACVYLCWICSSLFQCLVLKDNLVQPGRYNSCYGECVVVVGHAFGVADLLLSFVGPVIVIVVLYLRVFVVAVSQARALRSHIAAVTHEGSVSTNVKKSEMKALRTISVVIIVFLICLCPYYCVTVSDQDAMLSASSATFVVCLFYLNSCINPLIYALFYPWFRKSVKQIVTLEILKSGSCEANIM; translated from the exons ATGAAAATCTTTGAAGAAGTTGAGCTCtgctttccacagattctcaatTCCTCCTGCAGGAAAACCATTCGACCTCGCTGTTTATCTGTACTCATTTATATTACTCTGTCCTCCATTGCTCTACTCACTGTGATTCTTAATCTGCTGCTCATCATCTCCATCTCCCACTTCAA GAAGCTGCACACCCCCaccaacctcctcctcctctctctggctgtctctgattgctttGTGGGTCTgttgatgttctttcaaattatgaTCATAGATGGGTGCTGGTTCCTTGGTGACCTCATGTGtagtttgtattttcttttggaCTATATTATTACCTCTGCCTCAGTAGGAACCATGGTGCTCATATCAATTGACCGCTATGTGGCTATTTGTTACCCTCTCCATTATTCCACCAAAGTCACTCCAAAAAGAGCAAAGGCCTGTGTTTATCTGTGTTGGATCTGTTCTTCACTCTTCCAGTGTCTGGTGTTGAAAGATAATCTGGTGCAACCAGGCAGGTATAATTCCTGCTATGGAGAGTGTGTAGTTGTTGTTGGTCATGCTTTTGGAGTTGCAGATCTCTTGCTGTCCTTTGTTGGGCCTGTCATTGTGATTGTAGTTCTTTATCTTAGAGTTTTTGTTGTGGCTGTGTCTCAAGCTCGCGCCCTGCGGTCTCATATTGCAGCTGTGACACATGAGGGGTCAGTAAGTACAAATGTTAAGAAATCTGAAATGAAAGCATTACGGACTATCAGTGTTGTTATTATTGTGTTTCTAATATGTCTGTGTCCATATTATTGTGTTACAGTCTCAGATCAAGATGCCATGCTCAGTGCTTCATCTGCTACATTTGTAGTATGTCTGTTCTATTTAAACTCCTGTATAAACCCTCTGATCTATGCTTTGTTTTACCCCTGGTTCAGAAAATCTGTTAAACAAATCGTTACACTTGAAATACTCAAGTCTGGCTCCTGTGAGGCCAACATCATGTGA